The Arachis duranensis cultivar V14167 chromosome 2, aradu.V14167.gnm2.J7QH, whole genome shotgun sequence genome has a window encoding:
- the LOC107475367 gene encoding LOW QUALITY PROTEIN: GTP-binding protein At2g22870-like (The sequence of the model RefSeq protein was modified relative to this genomic sequence to represent the inferred CDS: inserted 2 bases in 1 codon) codes for MVILEAIPTNHFGRAKDCPKDDRPEFAILGRSNVGKSSLINALVHKKEIALTSKKPGKTQLINHFLVNXKALLNVDLPGYGFAKAPEAAKMDWCSFTKGYFLNRDTLVAVLLLIDASVPPQKIDLDCANWLGRNNIPITFVFTKCDKMKVAKGKRPDENTRDFQEIIRQNYKIHPPWIMTSSVSGMGRDELLLHMSQLRNYWDQ; via the exons ATGGTGATACTAGAAGCCATACCCACAAATCACTT TGGCAGGGCCAAGGACTGCCCCAAAGATGACCGACCTGAATTCGCCATATTAGGTCGCTCCAATGTTGGCAAGTCTTCTCTTATTAATGCCCTTGTTCACAAGAAAGAAATTGCCCTCACCTCTAAGAAACCAG GGAAGACTCAGCTTATCAATCACTTCTTGGTCAA AAAAGCATTACTCAATGTGGATTTGCCTGGTTATGG CTTTGCTAAAGCGCCCGAAGCTGCTAAAATGGACTGGTGCTCGTTCACCAAGGGGTACTTTTTGAATAGAGATACCCTGGTGGCTGTCTTGCTTCTCATTGATGCAAGtgttccacctcaaaagatcgACCTGGACTGTGCGAATTGGCTCGGACGCAATAAT ATACCAATCACTTTTGTTTTCACAAAATGTGACAAAATGAAGGTGGCAAAGGGAAAAAGGCCTGATGAGAACACAAGGGATTTTCAAGAAATAATCAGGCAAAACTACAAGATACATCCCCCTTGGATCATGACTAGCAGTGTATCTGGAATGGGCAGGGATGAGCTTCTCTTGCACATGTCACAGCTGAGAAACTACTGGGATCAGTAG